A window from Solanum stenotomum isolate F172 chromosome 7, ASM1918654v1, whole genome shotgun sequence encodes these proteins:
- the LOC125870914 gene encoding sm-like protein LSM5: MSSNNPSQLLPSELIDRCIGSKIWVIMKGDKELVGTLRGFDVYVNMVLEDVTEYEITSEGRRITKLDQILLNGNNIAILVPGGSPPDE; the protein is encoded by the exons ATGTCTTCGAACAACCCTTCTCAGCTTCTTCCTTCTG AGTTGATTGATCGTTGCATTGGTTCAAAGATATGGGTGATAATGAAGGGTGATAAGGAGCTTGTTGGTACACTTAGAGGATTTGATGTTTATGTTAACATGGTTCTTGAAGATGTTACTGAATA TGAGATCACTTCTGAAGGGCGGAGGATAACAAAACTTGATCAGATATTGCTCAATGGAAACAACATTGCTATC CTGGTTCCAGGAGGGTCGCCACCTGATGAATGA